One Pseudomonas muyukensis DNA segment encodes these proteins:
- a CDS encoding amino acid ABC transporter permease, translating to MTAHVFKPDMPPPVKTVGVLAWMRANLFSSWLNTLLTLFALYLVWLIVPPLVQWAFIDANWVGTTRADCTKDGACWVFIQQRFGQFMYGYYPTQLRWRVDLTVWLAVLGAAPLFIKRFPRKAVYGLGFLVLYPIIAYTLLHGGVLGLETVPTSQWGGLMLTLVIATVGIVGALPLGILLALGRRSNMPAVKVVCVTFIEFWRGVPLITVLFMSSVMLPLFLPEGMSFDKLLRAMIGVILFQSAYIAEVVRGGLQAIPKGQYEAAAAMGLGYWRAMGLVILPQALKLVIPGIVNTFIALFKDTSLVIIIGLFDLLNSVKQAAADPTWLGMATEGYVFAALVFWIFCFGMSRYSMHLERKLDTGHKR from the coding sequence GTGACAGCCCATGTTTTCAAACCTGACATGCCGCCACCGGTGAAGACCGTCGGCGTGCTCGCCTGGATGCGGGCCAACCTGTTTTCCAGCTGGCTCAACACCCTGCTGACCCTGTTCGCCCTGTACCTGGTATGGCTGATCGTGCCGCCGCTGGTGCAGTGGGCGTTCATCGATGCCAACTGGGTCGGCACCACCCGCGCCGACTGCACCAAGGACGGCGCCTGCTGGGTGTTCATCCAGCAGCGCTTCGGCCAGTTCATGTACGGCTACTACCCGACGCAGCTGCGCTGGCGGGTCGACCTGACCGTGTGGCTGGCCGTGCTCGGCGCCGCGCCGCTGTTCATCAAGCGCTTCCCGCGCAAGGCGGTGTACGGCCTGGGCTTCCTGGTGCTGTACCCGATCATCGCCTACACCTTGCTGCACGGCGGCGTGCTGGGCCTGGAGACGGTGCCCACCAGCCAGTGGGGCGGCCTGATGCTGACCCTGGTGATCGCCACCGTCGGTATCGTCGGTGCCTTGCCCCTGGGCATCCTGCTGGCGTTGGGGCGGCGCTCGAACATGCCGGCGGTGAAGGTGGTCTGCGTGACCTTCATCGAGTTCTGGCGTGGCGTGCCGCTGATCACCGTGCTGTTCATGTCCTCGGTGATGCTGCCGCTGTTCCTGCCCGAGGGCATGAGCTTCGACAAGCTGCTGCGGGCGATGATCGGCGTGATCCTGTTCCAGTCGGCCTATATCGCCGAAGTGGTGCGCGGCGGCCTGCAGGCCATACCCAAGGGCCAGTACGAAGCCGCCGCGGCCATGGGCCTGGGCTACTGGCGGGCGATGGGCCTGGTGATCCTGCCCCAGGCGCTCAAGCTGGTGATACCCGGCATCGTCAACACCTTCATTGCCCTGTTCAAGGACACAAGCCTGGTGATCATCATCGGCCTGTTCGACCTGCTCAACAGCGTCAAGCAGGCCGCGGCCGACCCGACCTGGCTGGGCATGGCAACCGAGGGCTATGTGTTCGCCGCCCTGGTGTTCTGGATTTTCTGTTTCGGTATGTCCCGCTACTCCATGCACCTGGAGCGCAAGCTGGACACTGGCCACAAGCGTTAG
- the rhlB gene encoding ATP-dependent RNA helicase RhlB, translated as MLKALKKIFAKADAAPSIAAPQPAPAPQPAAAQAPERPAGKPRSKPAPKAKAKPQAVAAPVAEQPRAEQPAKEKPRRERKPKPQASLWKPEDFVVEPQEGKTRFHDFKLSNELMHAIHDLGFPYCTPIQAQVLGYTLRGQDAIGRAQTGTGKTAAFLISIISQLQQTPPPKERYMGEPRALIIAPTRELVVQIAKDAQALTKYTGLNVMSFVGGMDFDKQLKALEARHCDILVATPGRLLDFNQRGEVHLDMVEVMVLDEADRMLDMGFIPQVRQIIRQTPPKSERQTLLFSATFTDDVMNLAKQWTTNPAIVEIEPENVASETVEQHVYAVAGSDKYKLLYNLVTQNKWERVMVFANRKDEVRRIEEKLVRDGINAAQLSGDVPQHKRIRTLESFREGRITVLVATDVAGRGIHIDGISHVINFTLPEDPDDYVHRIGRTGRAGTSGVSISFAGEDDSYQLPAIEELLGRKIKCEMPPDELLKPVPRKHH; from the coding sequence GTGCTCAAGGCACTCAAGAAAATATTCGCCAAAGCTGACGCCGCGCCGTCCATCGCCGCGCCCCAGCCCGCGCCGGCCCCACAGCCGGCCGCCGCCCAGGCGCCGGAGCGCCCTGCCGGCAAACCCAGGTCAAAACCTGCGCCCAAGGCCAAGGCCAAGCCCCAGGCCGTCGCCGCCCCGGTCGCCGAACAGCCGCGCGCCGAGCAGCCTGCCAAGGAAAAACCACGCCGCGAGCGCAAGCCCAAGCCCCAGGCCAGCCTGTGGAAGCCCGAGGACTTCGTGGTCGAGCCGCAGGAAGGCAAGACCCGCTTCCACGACTTCAAGCTCTCCAACGAGCTGATGCATGCCATCCATGACCTGGGCTTCCCCTACTGCACGCCGATCCAGGCCCAGGTCCTGGGGTACACCCTGCGCGGCCAGGACGCCATCGGCCGGGCCCAGACCGGCACCGGCAAGACCGCCGCGTTCCTGATCTCGATCATTTCCCAGCTGCAGCAGACGCCACCGCCCAAGGAACGCTACATGGGCGAGCCGCGGGCGCTGATCATCGCCCCGACCCGCGAGCTGGTGGTGCAGATCGCCAAGGATGCCCAGGCCCTGACCAAGTACACCGGCCTGAACGTGATGAGCTTCGTCGGCGGCATGGACTTCGACAAGCAGCTCAAGGCGCTAGAGGCACGCCACTGCGACATCCTGGTGGCCACCCCGGGCCGCCTGCTGGACTTCAACCAGCGCGGCGAGGTGCACCTGGACATGGTCGAGGTGATGGTGCTGGACGAGGCTGACCGCATGCTCGACATGGGCTTCATCCCCCAGGTCCGGCAGATCATCCGCCAGACCCCGCCCAAGAGCGAACGCCAGACCCTGCTGTTCTCCGCCACCTTCACCGACGATGTGATGAACCTGGCCAAGCAGTGGACCACCAACCCGGCCATCGTCGAGATCGAGCCGGAGAACGTCGCCAGCGAGACCGTCGAGCAGCACGTCTACGCCGTGGCCGGCAGCGACAAGTACAAGTTGCTGTACAACCTGGTCACGCAGAACAAGTGGGAACGGGTGATGGTGTTCGCCAACCGCAAGGACGAGGTACGGCGCATCGAGGAAAAACTGGTGCGCGACGGCATCAACGCCGCGCAACTGTCGGGCGACGTGCCGCAGCACAAGCGTATCCGCACCCTGGAGAGCTTCCGCGAGGGGCGCATCACCGTGCTGGTGGCCACCGACGTGGCCGGCCGTGGCATCCACATCGACGGCATCAGCCACGTGATCAACTTCACCCTGCCGGAAGACCCGGACGACTACGTGCACCGTATCGGCCGTACCGGCCGTGCGGGCACCAGCGGCGTGTCGATCAGCTTTGCCGGTGAGGACGACTCCTACCAGTTGCCGGCAATCGAGGAGCTGCTGGGACGCAAGATCAAGTGCGAGATGCCGCCGGACGAGCTGTTGAAGCCGGTGCCGCGCAAGCATCACTGA
- a CDS encoding Nif3-like dinuclear metal center hexameric protein, which translates to MAVALNTLVEEAERYLGSARIPDYCPNGLQVEGRPQVSRIVSGVTASQALLDAAVEAEADLVLVHHGYFWKGENPCITGIKQRRLKTLLKHDISLLTFHLPLDVHPEVGNNVQLARQLDITVEGPLDPNNPKVVGLVGSLAEPLSVRDFARRVQEALGREPLVVEGEQMIRRVGWCTGGGQGYIDNAIAAGVDLFISGEASEQTFHSARENGISFIAAGHHATERYGVQALGDYLARRFALEHLFIDCPNPI; encoded by the coding sequence ATGGCCGTCGCCCTCAATACCCTGGTCGAGGAAGCCGAGCGCTACCTGGGCAGCGCCAGGATCCCGGACTATTGCCCCAACGGCCTGCAGGTCGAGGGCCGCCCGCAGGTCAGCCGCATCGTCAGCGGCGTGACCGCCAGCCAGGCACTGCTGGACGCCGCGGTCGAAGCCGAGGCCGACCTGGTGCTGGTCCACCATGGTTATTTCTGGAAAGGCGAGAATCCGTGCATCACCGGCATCAAGCAGCGCCGCCTGAAAACCCTGCTCAAGCACGACATCAGCCTGCTGACCTTCCACCTGCCGCTGGATGTGCACCCGGAGGTGGGCAATAACGTGCAGCTGGCGCGCCAGCTGGACATCACCGTCGAAGGCCCGCTGGACCCGAACAACCCCAAGGTGGTCGGCCTGGTCGGCTCGCTGGCCGAGCCGCTGTCGGTACGTGACTTCGCCCGGCGTGTGCAGGAGGCCCTGGGCCGCGAGCCGCTGGTGGTCGAGGGCGAGCAGATGATTCGCCGGGTCGGCTGGTGCACCGGCGGTGGGCAGGGCTACATCGACAATGCCATTGCCGCCGGGGTCGACCTGTTCATCAGTGGCGAGGCTTCCGAGCAGACCTTCCACAGTGCCCGGGAAAACGGCATCAGCTTCATCGCCGCCGGGCACCACGCCACCGAGCGCTACGGCGTGCAGGCGCTGGGCGATTACCTGGCGCGTCGCTTTGCCCTGGAGCACCTGTTCATCGATTGCCCGAATCCGATCTGA
- the cysD gene encoding sulfate adenylyltransferase subunit CysD produces MVDNLTHLKQLEAESIHIIREVAAEFDNPVMLYSIGKDSAVMLHLARKAFFPGKLPFPVMHVDTQWKFQEMYRFRDKMVEEMGLELITHVNPEGVAQGINPFTHGSSKHTDIMKTQGLKQALDKHGFDAAFGGARRDEEKSRAKERVYSFRDSKHRWDPKNQRPELWNIYNGKVNKGESIRVFPLSNWTELDIWQYIYLEGIPIVPLYFAAEREVIEKNGTLIMIDDARILEHLTEEEKARIVKKKVRFRTLGCYPLTGAVESEAETLTDIIQEMLLTRTSERQGRVIDHDGAGSMEDKKRQGYF; encoded by the coding sequence ATGGTCGACAATCTGACGCACTTGAAACAGCTGGAGGCGGAGAGCATCCACATCATCCGCGAGGTGGCCGCCGAGTTCGACAACCCGGTGATGCTGTACTCGATCGGCAAGGATTCCGCGGTCATGCTGCACCTGGCGCGCAAGGCGTTCTTCCCGGGCAAGCTGCCGTTCCCGGTGATGCACGTCGACACCCAGTGGAAGTTCCAGGAGATGTACCGCTTCCGCGACAAGATGGTCGAAGAGATGGGCCTGGAGCTGATCACCCACGTCAACCCCGAGGGTGTGGCGCAGGGCATCAACCCGTTCACCCATGGCAGCTCCAAGCACACCGACATCATGAAGACCCAGGGCCTGAAGCAGGCGCTGGACAAGCATGGCTTCGACGCCGCCTTCGGTGGCGCGCGCCGCGACGAAGAGAAGTCGCGGGCCAAGGAGCGCGTCTACTCGTTCCGCGACAGCAAGCACCGCTGGGATCCGAAGAACCAGCGCCCGGAGCTGTGGAACATCTACAACGGCAAGGTCAACAAGGGCGAGTCGATCCGCGTGTTCCCCTTGTCGAACTGGACCGAGCTGGACATCTGGCAGTACATCTACCTCGAAGGCATCCCGATCGTGCCGCTGTACTTCGCCGCCGAGCGCGAAGTGATCGAGAAGAACGGCACCCTGATCATGATCGACGACGCGCGCATCCTCGAGCACCTCACCGAGGAAGAGAAAGCGCGGATCGTCAAGAAGAAGGTGCGTTTCCGTACCCTGGGCTGCTACCCGCTGACGGGTGCGGTCGAGTCTGAAGCCGAGACCCTGACGGACATCATCCAGGAAATGCTCCTGACCCGAACGTCCGAGCGCCAGGGCCGCGTCATCGACCACGATGGCGCCGGTTCCATGGAAGACAAAAAACGCCAAGGCTACTTCTAA
- a CDS encoding alpha/beta hydrolase — protein sequence MTQPLILEPQKTADACVIWLHGLGADRYDFLPVAEFMQERLLSTRFIMPQAPTRPVTINGGYQMPSWYDIKAMTPARAIDEAQLEESADQVIALIKAEQAKGINLSRIFLAGFSQGGAVVLHTAYIKWQEALGGVIALSTYAPTFSDAQQLSACQQRTPALCLHGVHDPVVIPSMGRTAFEYLNTWGVAARWHEYPMEHEVVVEELNDIHDWLSHQLQ from the coding sequence ATGACCCAACCGCTGATTCTCGAACCGCAGAAAACCGCCGACGCCTGTGTGATCTGGTTGCACGGCCTGGGGGCCGACCGTTACGACTTCCTACCGGTAGCGGAATTCATGCAGGAACGCCTGCTCAGCACGCGCTTCATCATGCCCCAGGCACCGACCCGCCCGGTGACCATCAACGGCGGCTACCAGATGCCCAGCTGGTACGACATCAAGGCCATGACCCCGGCACGGGCCATCGACGAGGCGCAGCTGGAAGAATCCGCCGACCAGGTGATCGCCCTGATCAAGGCCGAACAGGCCAAGGGCATCAACCTGTCGCGCATCTTCCTCGCCGGGTTCTCCCAGGGCGGCGCGGTGGTGCTGCATACCGCCTATATAAAGTGGCAGGAAGCGCTGGGCGGGGTCATCGCCCTGTCCACCTACGCCCCCACCTTCAGCGACGCCCAGCAGCTGAGCGCCTGCCAGCAACGCACCCCGGCGCTGTGCCTGCATGGCGTGCACGACCCGGTGGTGATCCCGTCCATGGGCCGCACCGCGTTCGAGTACCTCAATACCTGGGGCGTGGCCGCGCGCTGGCACGAGTACCCGATGGAACACGAGGTGGTGGTCGAGGAACTCAACGACATCCACGACTGGCTGAGCCACCAGCTGCAGTGA
- a CDS encoding MoaD/ThiS family protein, producing the protein MKVKVMYFARYRECLGVDGEPLEGDFKVLADVRQALLGKGGQYAVLAEQNLMCARNEELCRLDEALEEGDEVAFFPPVTGG; encoded by the coding sequence ATGAAGGTCAAGGTCATGTATTTCGCCCGCTACCGTGAATGCCTGGGCGTCGACGGCGAGCCCCTGGAGGGCGATTTCAAGGTGCTGGCCGATGTGCGCCAGGCCTTGCTGGGCAAGGGCGGGCAGTACGCGGTGCTGGCCGAGCAGAACCTGATGTGCGCGCGCAACGAAGAGCTGTGCCGGCTCGACGAAGCGCTGGAGGAGGGCGACGAAGTCGCGTTCTTCCCGCCGGTCACTGGAGGTTGA
- a CDS encoding amino acid ABC transporter ATP-binding protein, translating to MSEAIKQPAGPEGIIQMQGVNKWYGQFHVLKDINLNVRQGERIVLCGPSGSGKSTTIRCLNRLEEHQQGRIVVDGVELTNDLKQIEAIRREVGMVFQHFNLFPHLSILENCTLAPMWVRKMPRRKAEEIAMHFLERVRIPEQAHKYPGQLSGGQQQRVAIARALCMKPKIMLFDEPTSALDPEMVKEVLDTMVSLAEDGMTMLCVTHEMGFARTVANRVIFMDKGEIVEQAAPDDFFDRPRSDRTKLFLSQILH from the coding sequence ATGAGTGAAGCGATCAAGCAGCCTGCCGGCCCCGAAGGCATCATCCAGATGCAGGGCGTGAACAAGTGGTACGGCCAGTTCCATGTGCTCAAGGACATCAACCTGAACGTGCGCCAGGGCGAGCGCATCGTCTTGTGCGGGCCGTCCGGCTCGGGCAAGTCGACCACCATCCGTTGCCTCAACCGCCTGGAGGAACACCAGCAGGGACGTATCGTCGTCGATGGCGTCGAGCTGACCAACGACCTCAAGCAGATCGAGGCGATCCGCCGCGAGGTGGGCATGGTGTTCCAGCACTTCAACCTGTTCCCGCACCTGAGCATCCTCGAGAACTGCACCCTGGCACCGATGTGGGTGCGCAAGATGCCCCGGCGCAAGGCCGAGGAAATCGCCATGCACTTCCTTGAGCGCGTGCGCATTCCCGAGCAGGCGCACAAGTACCCGGGGCAGTTGTCCGGCGGTCAGCAGCAGCGCGTGGCGATTGCCCGGGCGTTGTGCATGAAGCCGAAGATCATGCTGTTCGACGAGCCGACCTCGGCGCTCGACCCGGAAATGGTCAAGGAGGTGCTCGACACCATGGTCAGCCTGGCCGAAGACGGCATGACCATGCTCTGCGTGACCCACGAGATGGGCTTTGCCCGCACCGTGGCGAACCGGGTGATCTTCATGGACAAGGGCGAGATCGTCGAGCAGGCGGCCCCGGACGACTTCTTCGACCGGCCGCGCAGTGACCGGACCAAGCTGTTCCTGAGCCAGATCCTGCATTGA
- the algW gene encoding Do family serine endopeptidase AlgW, which translates to MFKALRYFGWPLLTGVLIALLIIQRFPQWVGLPSQDVNLQQAPQTTKIMQGPVSYADAVTLAAPAVVNLYTTKVVNKSAHPLFEDPQFRRFFGDNLPKQRRWESSLGSAVIMSPEGYLLTNNHVTSGADQIVVALKDGRETLARVIGNDPETDLAVLKIDLKNLPAITIGRSDSIHIGDVTLAIGNPFGVGQTVTMGIISATGRNQLGLNNYEDFIQTDAAINPGNSGGALVDANGNLVGINTAIFSKSGGSQGIGFAIPVKLALEVMKSIVEHGQVIRGWLGIEVQPLSQELAESFGMQGRPGIVVAGIFRDGPAARAGLQLGDVILSINGEPAGDGRKSMNQVARIKPNEKITIEVVRNGQQLKLVAEVGLRPPPAPVATKEEK; encoded by the coding sequence ATGTTCAAGGCTCTGCGTTACTTCGGCTGGCCCCTGCTCACCGGCGTGCTGATCGCCCTGCTGATCATCCAGCGCTTCCCGCAGTGGGTCGGCCTGCCCAGCCAGGACGTCAACCTGCAGCAGGCACCGCAAACCACGAAGATCATGCAGGGCCCGGTATCCTATGCCGATGCGGTGACCCTCGCCGCGCCCGCCGTGGTCAACCTGTACACCACCAAGGTGGTGAACAAGAGCGCCCACCCGCTGTTCGAAGACCCGCAATTCCGCCGTTTCTTCGGCGACAACCTGCCCAAGCAGCGGCGCTGGGAATCGAGCCTGGGCTCGGCGGTGATCATGAGCCCCGAGGGCTACCTGCTGACCAACAACCACGTCACCAGCGGCGCCGACCAGATCGTCGTGGCCCTCAAGGACGGCCGCGAGACCCTGGCCCGGGTCATCGGCAACGACCCGGAAACCGACCTGGCGGTGCTGAAGATAGACCTGAAGAACCTGCCGGCGATCACCATCGGCCGCTCCGACAGCATCCACATCGGCGACGTCACCCTGGCCATCGGCAACCCGTTCGGCGTCGGCCAGACCGTGACCATGGGCATCATCAGCGCCACCGGTCGCAACCAGCTGGGCCTGAACAACTACGAAGACTTCATCCAGACTGACGCGGCGATCAACCCAGGCAACTCCGGCGGCGCGCTGGTGGACGCCAACGGCAACCTGGTGGGCATCAACACGGCGATCTTCTCCAAGTCCGGCGGCTCCCAGGGCATCGGCTTCGCCATCCCGGTCAAGCTGGCGTTGGAGGTGATGAAGTCGATCGTCGAGCATGGCCAGGTGATCCGTGGCTGGCTGGGCATCGAAGTGCAACCGCTGAGCCAGGAACTGGCCGAATCGTTCGGCATGCAGGGCCGCCCGGGCATCGTCGTGGCGGGGATCTTCCGCGATGGCCCGGCGGCGCGGGCCGGGTTGCAGCTGGGCGACGTGATTTTGAGCATCAATGGCGAGCCGGCCGGCGACGGGCGCAAGTCGATGAACCAGGTGGCGCGGATCAAGCCCAACGAGAAGATCACCATCGAGGTGGTGCGCAACGGGCAGCAACTGAAGCTGGTGGCCGAGGTGGGGCTGCGCCCGCCACCGGCGCCGGTGGCCACGAAGGAAGAAAAATAA
- a CDS encoding amino acid ABC transporter substrate-binding protein produces MKMLKTTLAVLTAAAALGATSFAQAGATLDAVKKKGFVQCGVSDGLPGFSVPDAQGKIVGIDADVCRAVAAAVFGDATKVKFSQLNAKERFTALQSGEVDVLSRNTTWTSSRDAGMGLVFAGVTYYDGVGFLVNKKLGVSSAKELDGATICIQAGTTTELNVSDFFRANNLKYTPITFDTSDESAKSLESGRCDVLTSDKSQLFAQRSKLAAPTEYVVLPETISKEPLGPVVRKGDEEWFSIVKWTLFAMLNAEEAGITSKNVEAEAKATKNPDNARLLGADGEYGKDLKLPKDWVVQIVKQVGNYGEVFEKNLGQSTDLKIDRGMNALWNNGGIQYAPPVR; encoded by the coding sequence ATGAAGATGTTGAAAACCACGCTGGCAGTCCTGACCGCCGCCGCCGCGCTGGGCGCTACCAGTTTCGCCCAGGCCGGCGCCACCCTCGATGCGGTGAAGAAGAAGGGCTTCGTCCAGTGTGGCGTGAGCGACGGCCTCCCAGGCTTCTCGGTGCCTGACGCCCAGGGCAAGATCGTCGGCATCGACGCCGATGTCTGCCGCGCCGTGGCCGCCGCGGTGTTCGGCGACGCCACCAAGGTCAAGTTCAGCCAGCTCAACGCCAAGGAACGCTTCACCGCGCTGCAGTCCGGCGAAGTCGACGTGCTGTCGCGCAACACCACCTGGACCAGCTCGCGCGACGCTGGCATGGGCCTGGTGTTCGCCGGTGTCACCTACTACGACGGCGTCGGTTTCCTGGTCAACAAGAAGCTCGGCGTCTCCAGCGCCAAGGAGCTCGATGGCGCGACCATCTGCATCCAGGCCGGTACCACCACCGAGCTGAACGTCTCGGACTTCTTCCGCGCCAACAACCTCAAGTACACCCCGATCACCTTCGACACCTCCGACGAGAGCGCCAAGTCGCTGGAGTCCGGCCGCTGCGACGTGCTCACCTCGGACAAGTCGCAGCTGTTCGCCCAGCGCTCCAAGCTGGCCGCGCCGACCGAGTACGTGGTACTGCCGGAAACCATCTCCAAGGAGCCACTGGGCCCGGTGGTGCGCAAGGGCGACGAGGAGTGGTTCAGCATCGTCAAGTGGACCTTGTTCGCCATGCTCAACGCCGAGGAGGCCGGCATCACCTCGAAGAACGTCGAGGCCGAGGCCAAGGCCACCAAGAACCCGGACAACGCCCGTCTGCTGGGTGCCGACGGCGAGTACGGCAAGGACCTCAAGCTGCCCAAGGACTGGGTGGTGCAGATCGTCAAGCAAGTCGGCAACTATGGCGAAGTGTTCGAGAAGAACCTGGGCCAGAGCACCGACCTGAAGATCGACCGTGGCATGAACGCCCTGTGGAACAACGGCGGCATCCAGTACGCGCCACCGGTGCGCTGA
- the moaE gene encoding molybdopterin synthase catalytic subunit MoaE, protein MSVRVQEAAFDPGLEVNAMHAANVGVGAVASFVGYVRDFNDGLEVAGMFLEHYPGMTEKALHKIVVEAQARWPLLKVEVLHRVGALEPGEPIVFVGVASAHRQAAFDACNFIMDYLKTRAPFWKKENTQEGQRWVEGKQSDQDAAGRWES, encoded by the coding sequence ATGAGCGTACGGGTACAGGAAGCGGCGTTCGACCCAGGTCTTGAGGTCAACGCCATGCATGCTGCCAATGTCGGCGTGGGCGCGGTGGCCAGCTTCGTCGGTTATGTGCGCGACTTCAACGATGGCTTGGAGGTGGCGGGGATGTTCCTCGAGCACTACCCGGGCATGACCGAGAAGGCCTTGCACAAGATCGTGGTCGAGGCCCAGGCGCGCTGGCCACTGCTCAAGGTCGAAGTGCTGCACCGTGTGGGGGCGCTGGAGCCAGGCGAGCCGATCGTCTTCGTCGGCGTGGCCAGCGCGCACCGGCAGGCGGCGTTCGACGCCTGCAACTTCATCATGGATTACCTGAAGACCCGGGCGCCGTTCTGGAAGAAGGAGAATACCCAGGAAGGGCAGCGCTGGGTGGAAGGCAAGCAGAGCGACCAGGATGCCGCAGGGCGCTGGGAGTCCTAG
- a CDS encoding amino acid ABC transporter permease, translating to MQNQIGARKGFSLSDPRVRAWLFQIVTVVFVAGLGWYLFHNTQTNLQHRGITSGFDFLERSAGFGIAQHLIPYVESDSYARVFVIGLLNTLLVTFIGIILATLLGFVIGVARLSPNWMINKLATVYVETFRNIPPLLQILFWYFAVFLTLPGPRGSINIEDTFFISNRGLNMPGASMAEGFWPFVLALGLAIVAIVSMVRMANKRFDETGQPFHKFWVGLLLLVGIPGICALLFGSPVLWEVPQLKGFNFVGGWVLIPELLALTLALTIYTAAFIAEIVRSGIRSVSHGQTEAARSLGLREGPTLRKVIIPQALRVIIPPLTSQYLNLAKNSSLAAGIGYPEMVSLFAGTVLNQTGQAIEVIAITMSVYLAISISISLLMNWYNKRIALIER from the coding sequence ATGCAAAATCAAATCGGCGCACGGAAAGGGTTTTCCCTGAGCGATCCACGTGTGCGCGCGTGGCTGTTCCAGATCGTCACGGTGGTGTTCGTGGCGGGCCTTGGCTGGTACCTGTTCCACAACACCCAGACCAACCTGCAGCACCGGGGCATCACCTCGGGCTTCGACTTCCTCGAGCGCAGTGCCGGCTTCGGCATCGCCCAGCACCTGATCCCCTACGTGGAATCGGACAGCTACGCCCGGGTGTTCGTCATCGGCCTGCTCAACACCCTGCTGGTGACCTTCATCGGCATCATCCTGGCTACCTTGCTGGGCTTCGTCATCGGCGTGGCGCGGCTGTCGCCGAACTGGATGATCAACAAGCTGGCGACGGTGTACGTGGAAACCTTCCGCAACATCCCGCCGCTGCTGCAGATCCTGTTCTGGTACTTCGCGGTGTTCCTGACCCTGCCGGGGCCGCGGGGCAGCATCAATATCGAAGACACCTTCTTCATCAGCAACCGCGGCCTGAACATGCCCGGCGCCTCGATGGCCGAGGGCTTCTGGCCGTTCGTGCTGGCGCTGGGGCTGGCGATCGTCGCCATCGTGTCGATGGTGCGCATGGCCAACAAGCGCTTCGACGAAACCGGCCAGCCGTTCCACAAGTTCTGGGTCGGCCTGTTGCTGCTGGTCGGCATCCCCGGCATCTGTGCGTTGCTGTTCGGCAGCCCGGTGCTCTGGGAAGTGCCGCAGCTCAAGGGCTTCAACTTCGTCGGTGGCTGGGTGCTGATCCCCGAGCTGCTGGCCCTGACCCTGGCGCTGACCATCTACACCGCGGCGTTCATCGCCGAGATCGTGCGCTCGGGCATCCGCTCGGTCAGCCACGGCCAGACCGAGGCGGCCCGTTCGCTGGGCCTGCGCGAGGGCCCGACCCTGCGCAAGGTGATCATCCCCCAGGCGCTGCGGGTGATCATTCCGCCGCTGACCAGCCAGTACCTGAACCTGGCGAAGAACTCGTCGCTGGCAGCCGGTATCGGCTACCCGGAGATGGTCTCGCTGTTCGCCGGTACCGTGCTCAACCAGACCGGCCAGGCCATCGAGGTGATCGCCATCACCATGAGCGTCTATCTCGCCATCAGCATCAGCATTTCGCTGCTGATGAACTGGTACAACAAGCGCATCGCGCTGATCGAACGGTGA